GTGGCGGAAGAGTTATCCGGACGAGCGGAAGACGTTCGAACTGGAAGAAAGCCATTGTGACACTTAAGGAAGGTGAAAAAATAGATTTTTATCAGGGAAAAACCGCGGTATAAAGCTATGGGTATAAAAAAGATCAAACCGAATACACCTGGACAGCGCTTTAAAACGGTCGATACGTTTGAAGAGATAACGACGACCAAGCCGGAAAAAAGTTTACTGGCTGTGAAACTGAATTCAGGTGGAAGAAATAACCGAGGACGCGTAACATCGCGTCGGCGTGGCGGTGGTGTTAAGCGCGCTTATCGTATCATTGATTTCAAGCGCGACAAATATGGCATCGAAGCCACCGTGAAAACGATTGAATACGATCCGAATCGTAATTCACGCATCGCTCTAG
The sequence above is drawn from the Candidatus Marinimicrobia bacterium CG08_land_8_20_14_0_20_45_22 genome and encodes:
- the rplB gene encoding 50S ribosomal protein L2, whose product is MGIKKIKPNTPGQRFKTVDTFEEITTTKPEKSLLAVKLNSGGRNNRGRVTSRRRGGGVKRAYRIIDFKRDKYGIEATVKTIEYDPNRNSRIALVCYKDGEKRYIIAPDGLEVGNVILSGSEAPIKVGNSLQLKNIPAGTFI